The following proteins are co-located in the Manihot esculenta cultivar AM560-2 chromosome 9, M.esculenta_v8, whole genome shotgun sequence genome:
- the LOC110623249 gene encoding uncharacterized protein LOC110623249, giving the protein MVYNKFQPPFASLCPSAPIPASCHSRRRRLCRRRSSRRCRWWLSRLPSLSRLPSLSRLPSGRAFVSPSLSPHRRRRCRCPLAVAAVATRCCSCRSSPLEMPRRAVSSRGRGHSQQLSMNETNEPVQMQEETLEHTPAALGGQANASSSSSVRTRGPNLGHPIPSNPSDRQLIRLKGNVFLDSTVTRSISNDIKMRYTAPWKTWSEIPLKTKDELFGLFRSRYVWDESEEDMIRTAWEKVGKERLRDILNRVRSELLRKHKKTDVAYLYNLGPDWMEAEIWNALVAYWSTPEWRKKSEAGKANRNVEKDGTITKHSGGSIKLEVHEYRLAKKLGRQPTQLELFRATHTKKGSQGVFIDGKSQRVDGAYLTAIAENVNDNCESQSAFDLNKWIEISGSSKGRVYGFGSSDIAKSGTPTTSFSCTSAHPGGPSQTMFSLEEVEQILEQNRVKMKQDMEQMQEQMRVQIEKQIKDQMKSLKNKKRSSPHNPTADCTSLSDGSTNS; this is encoded by the exons ATGGTTTACAATAAG TTTCAGCCGCCCTTTGCCTCTCTCTGCCCCTCAGCGCCCATTCCCGCTTCTTGCCACTCTCGCCGCCGCCGCCTTTGCCGTCGCCGCTCTTCCCGTCGCTGTCGCTGGTGGCTGTCGCGCCTTCCGTCGCTGTCGCGCCTTCCATCGCTGTCGCGCCTTCCGTCGGGTCGCGCCTTCGTCTCGCCGTCGTTGTCCCCTCACCGTCGCCGTCGCTGTCGCTGTCCCCTCGCCGTCGCCGCCGTTGCCACCCGCTGCTGCAGCTGCCGATCGTCGCCACTCGAG atgccTCGAAGAGCAGTATCATCTAGAGGAAGAGGACATAGCCAGCAGCTCTCTATGAATGAAACAAATGAGCCAGTACAGATGCAAGAGGAAACACTGGAGCATACTCCAGCAGCATTAGGGGGGCAAGCAAacgcatcatcatcatcatcagttcGAACTAGAGGTCCGAACTTGGGACATCCTATCCCATCAAACCCGTCTGATCGACAATTGATCAGATTGAAAGGAAATGT TTTTCTAGATTCCACAGTTACTAGATCAATCAGTAATGACATTAAGATGCGCTACACTGCTCCATGGAAAACTTGGTCAGAGATACCTTTAAAGACAAAAGACGAGCTCTTCGGACTTTTTCGG AGTCGATATGTATGGGATGAGAGTGAAGAAGATATGATTCGAACTGCTTGGGAAAAGGTAGGAAAAGAAAGACTGCGAGACATTCTTAATAGAGTTAGGAGTGAATTGTTGCGTAAGCACAAAAAGACAGATGTTGCTTATCTATACAATTTAGGACCAGATTGGATGGAGGCAGAGATATGGAATGCACTTGTTGCATATTGGAGTACACCAGAGTGGAGAAAGAAATCAGAAGCTGGTAAAGCAAATAGAAACGTAGAAAAAGATGGGACAATTACAAAACACTCTGGTGGTTCAATAAAACTGGAGGTTCATGAGTATAGATTG GCAAAGAAGTTAGGTAGGcaaccaactcaacttgaacTATTTCGTGCCACTCATACAAAAAAGGGGAGTCAAGGtgttttcattgatggaaaatcACAACGAGTTGAT gGAGCTTATTTGACTGCCATTGCTGAAAATGTGAATGACAATTGTGAGAGTCAGTCTGCTTTTGATTTGAATAAGTGGATTGAAATTTCTGGAAGTAGTAAAGGGAGGGTTTATGGTTTTGGATCTTCTGATATTGCAAAATCTGGAACTCCAACTACCTCTTTCTCATGCACATCAGCTCATCCTGGAGGACCTTCTCAAACTATGTTTTCTTTAGAGGAGGTTGAACAAATATTGGAGCAAAACCGGGTCAAAATGAAACAAGACATGGagcaaatgcaagagcaaatgcgagtgcagatagaaaagcaaataaaagaccagatgaaatcattgaagaacaaaaaaagATCTTCACCGCATAATCCAACTGCAGATTGTACTTCTCTATCAGATggttcaacaaattcatag